The window GCACCTCTGCAAGAGTTGGCCCACTCGCTCAAGTCCCACCTCTGTAGACCTGAGGAGCTGCTGCCCCATTTTTGGGGAGAATATGTGCTATACTCATGGCCTTCAATGGGGAGCTTCTAACACCAAGCGTCATCCATGCCGTCCCTTCACCAGCTTCCAACCCACTGAGAGCTCAGCACGTGCTTACAGCGATGTAAAAATGTCATGTTTCATTGCTTCAtcctcattttttctttactCCAAAGGGCGTGGTGACTCCAAGGTAAAGGGGCCAAGCCCATGAGTCAAGGAGGCAGGTTTACAggaacaactttatttttttatggctagCATTAGTCACTGATTAACTTGGGTGGGGCAGAGCTAGAATTTCTAGTTCCTCTCCCATCAAGAAAACTGCACTAGAAAGTTCAAGAGTGTCTTTGCTGGCTCTTTCTTGAATATTTCCAAAGCTTTGGAAGTTACAAGTTTTGGGTGTTGGATAAGGAAAAACTGAATGATAGAGCACAGGTACCACTCCCCTTTCCTCATCATGTCTCTCTGTTGCCTCTTTGTTCATAGTTGACCACGGCATGTTTGAGAATTTGAACACAGCCCTCACTCCAAAGCTCCAGGCCAGCCGCTCCTTCCCCCACTTGTCCAAGCCCGTGGCCCCCGGCTCTGCCCCTCTGGGCTCTGCTGAGCCTGGGGGGCCAGGACTCTGGATGGGCAGCAGCCAGCACCTCAAGAACCTGGGCAAAGCCATGGGGGCCAAAGTGAATGACTTCCTGCGGAGAAAggagccctccagcctgggcagtgtggGTGTGACAGAGATCAACAAGACTGCAGGAGCACAGCTGGCCAGTGGGGCTGACGCGGCTCCAGGGACTTGGCTAGAGGATGAAAGGTGAGCCCCTCACCCGCCCAACATCCATGCCCCTCTGTGGACCCACTTGAAAAGGTACAGGGACAAACTGCAGTGTCTCCACAGGAGAAAAGCCCCGAGGGAGGGGATGTGAGATTGTCCTGTACTGAAAAGCTGCAGGATCAGGCCACGTTCTCGGGAGCTGGCTTCACCTTCTGCAGCCACAGCTGAAGGTTGCTGAGTGTCCACCATGTCCTCAGCTCTGTGCTGCAGGCTTTAGTTGCATCATTTTGACTAACCCTCCCAGCAGCCCTGGGAGGTAGATGATATTTCCATCCTGCAGATAACTCACGTTCAGACAGGCAAAGTAAATAGCTTGAGGTCACAAAGTTAGTACTTGGCAGAGCTGGATTTGAACCCAACTATTGCCCAGAAGTTCCCCAGGTAGATTCTGATGCCCAGCCATAGCTGAGAACCTCTGCCCTAGCCCGTTGCTTGTGGAGAAGCCTGCACCTGTCAGAGCCCACTAGGGCAGAGTGGGAGAAGCCCCCTGTAGCAGCCCTCCTGTTCTTCCCCCTTCTACCAACAGGCTTTTCCAGGCCTTGTTTTAAACACGTGTGCATCTGAGGTGGGAATGCCCTCCGCAGGACTTACTGCATGGGTTCTGATTGACAAGCTTCTCCAGCGGTCTCTATCCTGTCTTCTAGAGGCCAGCACTTTGTGCTGCTCTGAACACTGAGTGAGCATGGACCAGGCCAAAAGCTACTGTTATGCTGAAGTTGCTAAGGCCTACATGCCAAACCAAGAACCAGAGCCCAAGGAGTAGAGCACTTATTGGGTGGGGTGGGTTGAAAGTGCAGTTGGAGCTGGAGAAGCAAGATGGCAGGTGGATTGGTGTCTTGCTGTCCTTAAGGCATGTGTGTTTATTGTCATTAACCTTACAGGTCAGTCCTGCAAGAAGCATTTCCTCGGCTGGATCCTCCACCTCCCATAACCAGAAAGCGAACCCCTCGGGCCCTGAAGACCACCCAGGACATGCTGATTTCATCACAGCCTGTCCTGAGCAGTCTGGAGTATGGGACAGAGCCATCACCTGGGCAGGCCCAGGACTCCGCTCCCACTGCCCAGCCTGACGTCCCAGCAGACGCTTCACAGCCAGAGGCCACcatggaaagagaagagagaggcgAAGTTCTGCCCAATGGAGAGGTTTCCCTGTCAGTACCTGACCTAATCCACAAGGATAGCCAGGACG of the Symphalangus syndactylus isolate Jambi chromosome 12, NHGRI_mSymSyn1-v2.1_pri, whole genome shotgun sequence genome contains:
- the LOC134734494 gene encoding uncharacterized protein C1orf226 isoform X9, with protein sequence MFENLNTALTPKLQASRSFPHLSKPVAPGSAPLGSAEPGGPGLWMGSSQHLKNLGKAMGAKVNDFLRRKEPSSLGSVGVTEINKTAGAQLASGADAAPGTWLEDERSVLQEAFPRLDPPPPITRKRTPRALKTTQDMLISSQPVLSSLEYGTEPSPGQAQDSAPTAQPDVPADASQPEATMEREERGEVLPNGEVSLSVPDLIHKDSQDESKLKMTECRRASSPSLIERNGLKLSLSPISLAESWEDGSPPPQARTSSLDNEGPHPDLLSFE
- the LOC134734494 gene encoding uncharacterized protein C1orf226 isoform X8, whose translation is MESTASKIKMFDHGMFENLNTALTPKLQASRSFPHLSKPVAPGSAPLGSAEPGGPGLWMGSSQHLKNLGKAMGAKVNDFLRRKEPSSLGSVGVTEINKTAGAQLASGADAAPGTWLEDERSVLQEAFPRLDPPPPITRKRTPRALKTTQDMLISSQPVLSSLEYGTEPSPGQAQDSAPTAQPDVPADASQPEATMEREERGEVLPNGEVSLSVPDLIHKDSQDESKLKMTECRRASSPSLIERNGLKLSLSPISLAESWEDGSPPPQARTSSLDNEGPHPDLLSFE
- the LOC134734494 gene encoding uncharacterized protein C1orf226 isoform X7, which gives rise to MLVLVAQAGGDTLKVTGHYVKCVFLLFVSHLLSEPLSRTVDHGMFENLNTALTPKLQASRSFPHLSKPVAPGSAPLGSAEPGGPGLWMGSSQHLKNLGKAMGAKVNDFLRRKEPSSLGSVGVTEINKTAGAQLASGADAAPGTWLEDERSVLQEAFPRLDPPPPITRKRTPRALKTTQDMLISSQPVLSSLEYGTEPSPGQAQDSAPTAQPDVPADASQPEATMEREERGEVLPNGEVSLSVPDLIHKDSQDESKLKMTECRRASSPSLIERNGLKLSLSPISLAESWEDGSPPPQARTSSLDNEGPHPDLLSFE